Proteins from a genomic interval of Diaphorobacter sp. HDW4A:
- a CDS encoding MATE family efflux transporter has translation MTTSAPASRLLEAAILPTLLRLAVPNVLALVSSVLVGIAETYYVGRLGTIPLAAMAIVFPFAMLTQMMSNGAMGGGVSSAISRALGSGDRERAGTLALHAMAIGAGAGVAYSLLFVLCGPWFFQLLGGKGEVLLEAVRYGQVLFSGAMLVWLCNTLASVVRGTGNMRVPSTVVMVVALLQIMIGGSLGLGLGPMPPWGMTGIALGNIIAMGLGSVVLLAYLQWGQKALPIPWRSVRFAWPMFRDILRVGAFACLSPVQSVLTALIMTGLVARFGPQALAGYGIGQRLEFLLIPIAFGIGVASVPMVGMAIGAGQVARARRVAWTAGYVSALVLAVLGLTVMLVPSLWSAMFSTDPLVLANADLYLRTTGPGFAFFGLGLTLYFASLGSGHVLGPILAGSARLVLVAVVGAWLAQSGGGSAQPLFWLVFAGMVIYGVTTVWAVRRTRWE, from the coding sequence ATGACCACATCTGCGCCCGCGTCACGACTGCTTGAGGCGGCGATCCTTCCGACACTGTTGCGCCTCGCCGTGCCCAATGTGCTGGCGCTGGTCTCGTCGGTGCTGGTCGGTATTGCCGAGACCTACTACGTCGGGCGGCTCGGCACGATTCCACTGGCAGCCATGGCCATCGTGTTTCCGTTTGCCATGCTCACCCAGATGATGAGCAACGGCGCGATGGGCGGCGGTGTGTCGTCGGCCATCAGCCGCGCACTGGGCTCGGGCGACCGCGAACGCGCGGGCACGTTGGCGCTGCATGCGATGGCCATCGGTGCAGGGGCGGGCGTCGCCTATTCGCTGCTCTTCGTGCTGTGTGGGCCGTGGTTTTTTCAACTGCTGGGCGGCAAAGGCGAGGTGCTCCTCGAGGCCGTGCGTTATGGGCAGGTGCTGTTCAGCGGCGCGATGCTGGTGTGGCTGTGCAACACGCTGGCATCGGTGGTACGCGGCACCGGCAATATGCGCGTGCCGTCAACGGTGGTGATGGTCGTGGCGCTGCTGCAGATCATGATCGGCGGCTCGCTCGGCCTTGGGCTCGGTCCGATGCCGCCTTGGGGAATGACGGGCATTGCGCTCGGCAACATCATCGCGATGGGGCTGGGTTCGGTGGTGTTGCTTGCGTATCTGCAATGGGGGCAGAAGGCTCTGCCGATTCCTTGGCGCAGCGTGCGCTTTGCATGGCCCATGTTCCGCGACATCCTGCGGGTGGGCGCGTTCGCCTGTCTCTCGCCGGTGCAGTCGGTGCTTACCGCGTTGATCATGACGGGGCTGGTCGCGCGCTTCGGGCCGCAGGCACTCGCGGGCTACGGCATCGGTCAGCGGCTGGAGTTTCTGCTGATTCCGATTGCCTTCGGCATCGGCGTAGCGTCGGTGCCCATGGTCGGCATGGCCATCGGGGCGGGGCAGGTGGCGCGCGCACGCCGCGTGGCGTGGACGGCGGGCTACGTGTCGGCGCTGGTGCTGGCGGTGCTCGGCTTGACCGTGATGCTGGTGCCCTCGCTCTGGTCGGCCATGTTCAGCACCGATCCGCTGGTGCTTGCCAATGCCGACCTCTATCTGCGCACGACCGGGCCGGGCTTTGCGTTCTTCGGCCTCGGGTTGACGCTGTATTTCGCCTCGCTCGGCTCGGGCCATGTACTCGGGCCGATTCTCGCGGGATCGGCGCGCCTGGTGCTGGTGGCTGTGGTGGGTGCGTGGCTCGCGCAGAGCGGTGGCGGCTCGGCCCAGCCGCTGTTCTGGCTGGTGTTTGCGGGCATGGTGATCTACGGTGTGACAACAGTCTGGGCGGTGCGTCGTACCCGCTGGGAGTAA
- a CDS encoding methylated-DNA--[protein]-cysteine S-methyltransferase: MTMSAPPIARNARPAPLGVRHFATEIGDCALAWSDAGIVAVQLPEPDVARTLERLLRGLSLDQPVSDLLAVPSTQAATDAVHGVQALLRGEPVDLRDIELDVRGVPEFACRVYALARAIAPGDTRTYGELARELGDVHLSRAVGQALGANPFAPVVPCHRILAAGDRTGGFSAHGGATQKLRMLAIEGACPGGTLPLF, encoded by the coding sequence ATGACTATGAGCGCGCCGCCCATCGCCCGCAACGCACGACCGGCGCCACTGGGCGTGCGCCATTTCGCGACGGAGATCGGCGACTGCGCGCTGGCCTGGTCGGATGCGGGCATCGTCGCCGTGCAGTTGCCCGAGCCCGATGTGGCGCGCACGCTTGAGCGATTGCTGCGCGGGCTGTCGCTCGATCAGCCGGTGAGCGATCTGCTTGCCGTGCCTTCGACGCAGGCCGCCACCGATGCGGTGCATGGAGTGCAGGCGCTGCTGCGTGGCGAGCCCGTTGATTTGCGCGACATTGAACTCGACGTGCGCGGTGTGCCTGAATTTGCGTGCCGCGTCTATGCCCTCGCGCGCGCCATTGCGCCGGGCGACACGCGCACCTATGGCGAGCTTGCGCGCGAGCTCGGTGATGTGCATCTGTCGCGCGCTGTGGGGCAGGCGCTGGGGGCGAATCCGTTTGCGCCGGTGGTTCCCTGCCATCGGATTTTGGCTGCTGGCGACCGAACCGGCGGCTTTTCCGCACATGGCGGTGCGACGCAGAAGCTGCGTATGCTGGCCATCGAAGGCGCGTGCCCCGGCGGCACCTTGCCGCTGTTCTGA
- a CDS encoding SDR family oxidoreductase, protein MIENFAGKTAVLTGAASGFGLECARIGARLEMNLVLVDVQAEPLAAAEAELRALGANVLARRVDVSGADEMDALGAAVLERFGAPHLVFNNAGVGAAGLIWETSAREWDWVLGVNLRGVANGVRVFTPMMLAAARGDANWRGHIVNTASMAGLLATPNLGVYNVSKHAVVALSETLYQDLQLVTEQIGASVLCPYFVPTGIGKSERHRPDALAATEATRSQQVGTQMLDKAVASGKVSAEDVAKKVFDAVAANQFYIYSHPQAIGAVQTRMEDILQTRNPSDPFAARPHLREQLREQLLGTSNIPNA, encoded by the coding sequence ATGATCGAGAATTTTGCGGGCAAGACGGCTGTGTTGACGGGGGCAGCTTCGGGTTTTGGGCTGGAGTGCGCGCGCATCGGTGCGCGTTTGGAAATGAATCTGGTGTTGGTCGATGTGCAGGCCGAGCCGCTGGCGGCTGCCGAGGCCGAGCTTCGAGCGTTGGGAGCGAATGTTCTTGCTCGGCGGGTGGATGTGTCCGGTGCGGACGAGATGGACGCGTTGGGCGCTGCAGTGCTGGAGCGCTTTGGGGCGCCGCATCTGGTGTTCAACAACGCGGGAGTGGGTGCTGCGGGGCTGATCTGGGAGACTTCGGCGCGGGAATGGGATTGGGTGCTCGGCGTGAATCTGCGCGGGGTGGCCAATGGGGTGCGGGTGTTCACGCCAATGATGCTGGCGGCCGCGCGCGGCGATGCGAACTGGCGCGGCCATATCGTCAACACGGCCAGCATGGCGGGGCTGCTGGCTACGCCGAATCTCGGTGTCTACAACGTCAGCAAACACGCGGTGGTGGCGCTGTCTGAGACGCTGTATCAGGATCTGCAACTCGTGACCGAACAGATCGGCGCGAGCGTGTTGTGTCCGTATTTTGTGCCCACGGGCATCGGCAAGAGTGAGCGCCATCGGCCCGATGCGCTGGCTGCGACCGAGGCGACGCGCAGCCAGCAGGTGGGCACGCAGATGCTCGACAAGGCGGTGGCGAGCGGCAAGGTCTCGGCTGAGGATGTGGCGAAGAAAGTCTTCGATGCCGTGGCCGCCAACCAGTTCTATATCTACAGCCATCCGCAGGCGATTGGCGCGGTGCAGACGCGCATGGAAGACATTCTGCAAACCCGCAACCCGAGCGACCCGTTCGCCGCGCGGCCGCATCTGCGTGAACAACTGCGCGAGCAGTTGCTTGGCACCTCGAACATCCCGAACGCCTGA
- a CDS encoding glutathione S-transferase family protein — protein sequence MSELILHHYPMSPFSHKIRTIMGYKQLAWKSVIVPGFMPKPDVEALTGGYRRTPYLQIGADIYCDTALICDVLEHHESTPTLYPEHRKGLSRVVAQWADEQMFWAAMSYNFQPHGLQVLFANADRSLAETFVNDRKAMGFPLMNAPEAAVNYRSDLRRIGSMLDENVYLLGDQPCIADFAVYHPLWFTRIATPNLANIFDATPQVLTWMDRIATLGVGRMEKLSMPEALTVAASAEPAALPEHEVFLDDHGIELGSKVAISAASFGVEPTIGKLIAATRTRYTLARVDARVGNIHVHFPRVGYVMKAL from the coding sequence GTGAGCGAACTGATACTGCACCACTACCCCATGTCCCCGTTCTCGCACAAGATCCGGACGATCATGGGCTACAAGCAACTGGCTTGGAAATCGGTGATCGTGCCGGGCTTCATGCCCAAGCCCGATGTCGAGGCGCTCACCGGCGGATACCGGCGCACGCCGTACCTGCAGATCGGTGCCGACATCTATTGCGACACCGCGCTGATCTGCGACGTGCTCGAACACCACGAGAGCACGCCCACGCTCTATCCCGAGCACCGCAAGGGACTGTCGCGCGTGGTGGCGCAATGGGCCGACGAACAGATGTTCTGGGCGGCCATGTCGTACAACTTCCAGCCGCACGGCCTGCAGGTGCTGTTCGCGAACGCAGATCGCTCGCTGGCCGAGACTTTTGTGAACGACCGCAAGGCCATGGGCTTTCCGCTGATGAATGCGCCCGAAGCGGCGGTGAACTACCGCTCCGACCTGCGGCGCATTGGCAGCATGCTCGACGAGAATGTGTACCTGCTCGGCGATCAGCCCTGCATCGCGGACTTTGCCGTCTATCACCCGCTGTGGTTCACGCGCATTGCCACGCCGAATCTGGCGAACATCTTTGACGCCACGCCGCAAGTGCTCACCTGGATGGATCGCATCGCCACGCTCGGCGTGGGGCGTATGGAGAAGCTGTCGATGCCTGAGGCGCTGACGGTGGCGGCTAGTGCCGAGCCTGCTGCGTTGCCGGAGCATGAGGTGTTTCTCGATGATCACGGGATTGAGCTGGGCAGCAAGGTGGCGATTTCGGCGGCGAGCTTTGGGGTGGAGCCCACCATCGGCAAGCTGATTGCCGCCACCCGCACGCGCTACACGCTCGCCCGTGTCGACGCCCGAGTAGGCAACATACACGTTCACTTTCCCCGCGTTGGCTATGTGATGAAGGCGCTTTGA
- a CDS encoding GNAT family N-acetyltransferase: MTTRLPMQWTWKQFEDLTPHELHDALALRCRVFILEQGPYQDPDEYDKRSWHLLGRAPASSHGDALLATLRINGPGVIYPEAAMGRVVCAPEIRGLGIGLELVSEGIAQIARVFPDQSIRISAQAHLQRMYGGLGFQTVSDEYLEDGIPHVEMLYVP; this comes from the coding sequence ATGACGACACGCCTGCCTATGCAATGGACCTGGAAGCAATTCGAGGACCTGACGCCGCACGAACTGCACGACGCGCTTGCCCTGCGCTGCCGGGTTTTCATTCTGGAGCAAGGGCCTTATCAGGACCCTGATGAATATGACAAGCGGTCTTGGCACCTGCTCGGCCGCGCACCCGCCTCAAGCCATGGCGATGCGTTGCTTGCGACGCTGCGGATCAACGGGCCGGGCGTGATCTATCCCGAGGCGGCGATGGGCCGCGTCGTCTGTGCGCCCGAGATTCGTGGTCTGGGCATCGGGCTGGAACTGGTGAGCGAAGGCATTGCGCAGATCGCGCGCGTGTTTCCTGATCAGTCCATCCGCATCAGCGCGCAGGCGCATCTGCAGCGCATGTATGGCGGGCTGGGATTTCAAACGGTTTCGGATGAATATCTGGAGGACGGTATCCCGCATGTGGAGATGCTGTACGTCCCGTGA
- a CDS encoding class I SAM-dependent methyltransferase yields the protein MQALLDAIRHMLRTEDATRLFHGRGGMHPGCEHLSLDAFPPVLVLTSFAELDDASVAAIGEALEARWTEIAPGEPLNWVLQIRLVGGQGSTRIMSGSVPEPHVVTEAGTRYGVHVARGQNHGLFLDMAAGRQWVREHVAAHTTRERGFKVLNLFAYTCAFSVVAMQAGATQVVNMDMSRGALSIGQQNHRLNDVNKGASFLAHDIFSSWGKITRGGPYDLVIMDPPSYQKGSFVATKDYARLVRRLPDLIPPGGHALICLNAPELPASFVHEHMQAEAPEFEFMERVANPPVFADRDPERALKVLVYRRQRTADTVLS from the coding sequence ATGCAAGCCCTGCTCGACGCCATCCGCCACATGCTCCGCACCGAGGACGCCACGCGCCTCTTTCACGGTCGCGGCGGCATGCATCCGGGCTGCGAGCATCTGTCGCTGGATGCGTTTCCGCCCGTGCTGGTGCTCACCAGTTTTGCGGAGCTGGATGACGCGAGCGTTGCTGCCATCGGCGAGGCGCTTGAAGCGCGCTGGACCGAGATCGCACCGGGCGAGCCGCTCAACTGGGTGCTGCAGATCCGCCTCGTGGGGGGGCAGGGCAGCACGCGGATCATGAGCGGCAGCGTGCCCGAGCCGCATGTCGTCACCGAGGCCGGAACGCGCTACGGCGTGCATGTGGCGCGCGGGCAGAACCACGGCCTGTTTCTCGACATGGCGGCCGGACGCCAATGGGTGCGCGAGCATGTGGCCGCGCATACCACGCGTGAGCGCGGTTTCAAGGTGCTCAACCTCTTCGCCTACACCTGCGCGTTCTCGGTCGTCGCGATGCAGGCCGGGGCCACGCAGGTCGTCAACATGGACATGAGCCGTGGCGCGCTCTCCATCGGCCAGCAAAACCATCGCTTGAACGACGTGAACAAGGGCGCGAGTTTTCTCGCGCACGACATCTTCTCGAGCTGGGGCAAGATCACACGCGGCGGGCCTTACGACCTCGTCATCATGGACCCGCCGAGCTACCAGAAAGGCAGCTTCGTCGCGACCAAGGACTACGCGCGCCTCGTGCGCCGCCTGCCCGATCTGATCCCTCCCGGCGGCCATGCGCTCATCTGCCTGAATGCGCCTGAGTTGCCCGCATCCTTTGTGCACGAGCACATGCAGGCCGAAGCGCCGGAATTTGAATTCATGGAGCGCGTAGCCAACCCGCCGGTGTTCGCGGACCGCGATCCCGAGCGCGCGCTCAAGGTGCTCGTCTACCGCAGACAGCGCACGGCCGACACTGTTCTGTCATAA
- a CDS encoding SDR family oxidoreductase, with protein MSRTVQELFNLEGRTALVTGGSRGLGLQMAQALGEAGARVVITSRKAADLEEAVATLADKGIDARWIAADCAKEADIARLADEALERVGDIDILINNAGASWGAAAEDYPVDAWDKVMNLNIRGYFLLSQQIGKRSMLPRGKGSIINLASIAGLGGNPVDMKTIAYNTSKGAVINFTRALAAEWGPRGVRVNCICPGFFRTRMASVLIDTIGEEKMCEGAPLRRLGDDEDLKGLTLLLASDAGKHITGQWMAADGGVSAVLGG; from the coding sequence ATGTCGCGCACGGTGCAAGAACTATTCAATCTCGAAGGCCGTACAGCGCTGGTGACCGGCGGATCGCGCGGGCTGGGTCTGCAGATGGCGCAGGCGCTCGGCGAAGCCGGGGCCAGGGTGGTGATCACCTCGCGCAAGGCGGCTGATCTGGAAGAGGCCGTGGCCACGCTCGCGGACAAGGGTATCGACGCGCGTTGGATCGCGGCCGACTGCGCCAAGGAGGCCGACATAGCCCGCCTGGCCGACGAGGCGCTGGAGCGCGTGGGCGACATCGATATCCTCATCAACAACGCGGGCGCGTCCTGGGGCGCGGCGGCCGAGGACTATCCGGTGGACGCCTGGGACAAGGTGATGAACCTGAACATCCGTGGCTATTTCCTGCTGAGCCAGCAGATCGGCAAGCGCAGCATGCTGCCGCGCGGCAAGGGCAGCATCATCAATCTGGCGTCGATCGCGGGGCTGGGCGGCAATCCAGTGGACATGAAGACCATTGCCTACAACACCTCCAAGGGCGCGGTGATCAACTTCACACGCGCGCTTGCGGCAGAGTGGGGACCGCGCGGCGTGCGCGTCAACTGCATCTGCCCGGGATTCTTCCGCACCAGGATGGCGTCGGTGCTGATCGACACCATCGGCGAAGAAAAAATGTGCGAGGGAGCGCCGCTGCGCCGCCTCGGCGACGACGAGGATCTGAAGGGCCTGACGCTGCTGCTCGCGAGCGACGCTGGCAAGCACATCACCGGCCAATGGATGGCAGCCGACGGCGGGGTGAGCGCGGTGCTGGGCGGTTGA
- a CDS encoding copper chaperone PCu(A)C yields MKNTSSTLTLTLITALLTTTAAHAHVVLPAGGANVGSPYDAAFRVGHACKDAKATTAIEVELPKAFQFREAVARSGWKLSTPTAGSQGGTVRWEAESAATALLGSEKTAFVVRGVLPAKAQALHFPVHQICDTGRADWAQIPTSANATEKLEFPAARLEVLPDNVAAVDVRDAWVRAAVPGQSGTGAFVTLQAPQGAKLVAVKSAAAGVVEIHEMKLENDVMKMRAIPALDLPAGEPVKLAPGGLHLMMMDLKQPITAGQTLSFTLTLEDANGKRRERQIEVPVRAGAAAAGGEHGAHQHH; encoded by the coding sequence ATGAAAAACACTTCTTCCACACTCACACTCACACTCATCACCGCCCTGCTCACCACAACTGCTGCACACGCCCACGTCGTTCTGCCCGCAGGCGGTGCCAATGTCGGTAGCCCATACGACGCTGCCTTTCGCGTAGGCCATGCCTGCAAGGACGCCAAGGCCACGACGGCCATCGAGGTCGAACTGCCCAAGGCCTTCCAGTTCAGGGAAGCCGTGGCGCGCAGCGGCTGGAAGCTCAGCACGCCCACAGCAGGCAGCCAAGGCGGCACGGTGCGCTGGGAGGCCGAGAGCGCCGCCACCGCACTGCTGGGCAGCGAGAAAACCGCTTTTGTTGTGCGTGGCGTGCTGCCCGCCAAAGCGCAGGCGCTGCACTTCCCGGTTCACCAGATCTGCGACACGGGCCGGGCGGATTGGGCGCAGATTCCCACTTCAGCGAACGCAACCGAGAAGCTCGAATTCCCTGCTGCGCGCCTTGAGGTGCTGCCCGACAACGTCGCCGCAGTGGACGTGCGCGATGCCTGGGTGCGCGCCGCCGTGCCGGGCCAGAGCGGCACAGGTGCGTTCGTGACGCTGCAGGCACCACAGGGCGCGAAGCTGGTAGCGGTGAAATCGGCCGCGGCCGGCGTGGTCGAGATCCACGAAATGAAGCTGGAGAACGACGTGATGAAGATGCGCGCCATCCCCGCGCTTGACCTGCCTGCGGGCGAGCCCGTCAAGCTCGCACCCGGTGGCCTGCATCTGATGATGATGGACCTGAAGCAGCCCATCACCGCAGGCCAGACGCTGAGCTTCACGCTCACGCTCGAAGACGCCAACGGCAAACGCCGCGAACGCCAGATCGAGGTTCCGGTGCGCGCAGGCGCTGCGGCTGCGGGCGGTGAGCACGGCGCACATCAGCATCACTGA
- a CDS encoding PaaI family thioesterase has translation MLNFRADIPFVNLLGFTLHRMENGESELHYTPKPEHLNSHGVTHGGASMTLLDVALSVAARSDVEDHGIVTIEMKSTFMAPAKGPLVAKARRLRRTKSMAFVEGWIYDAEGELCTMATGTFRYVPRNKLDGKQAPVATD, from the coding sequence GTGCTGAACTTTCGCGCCGACATCCCTTTCGTGAACCTGCTGGGCTTCACGCTGCACCGCATGGAAAACGGCGAATCCGAACTTCATTACACGCCCAAGCCAGAGCATCTGAATTCGCATGGCGTGACGCACGGCGGCGCGTCGATGACGCTGCTCGATGTGGCTCTGTCGGTGGCCGCGCGCAGTGACGTGGAGGACCACGGCATCGTCACCATCGAGATGAAATCCACCTTCATGGCCCCCGCCAAGGGGCCGCTGGTGGCCAAGGCGCGGCGGCTGCGCCGCACGAAGTCCATGGCCTTCGTCGAAGGCTGGATCTACGACGCTGAGGGCGAGCTCTGCACTATGGCGACTGGAACCTTTCGCTATGTGCCGCGCAACAAGCTGGACGGCAAGCAGGCGCCTGTCGCCACCGATTGA
- a CDS encoding Dyp-type peroxidase produces MQDSTTVTSQSAHQSGIFQPIPPLARYAFFSIAQSTDATALKTALQRLQSVVDGETVVAALGPQLVNTLTANVPGLREFPVLTSPDGLVIPSTPAALMLWLRGSDMGDLANRTRALEKLLAPAFGVGVVVDAFRHGDPEAAHGRDLTDYEDGTENPEGEEAEAAAFVQNTAPGLDGSSFVAVQRWLHNFATFESFSTEERDHIMGRRLTDNEELEDAPESAHVKRTAQESFEPEAFVLRRSMPWLQHEQGRDASGLMFAAYGKSLDAFEAQMRRMAGLDDGITDGLLRFSKPLTGAYLWCPPMRNGQLDLRLLSI; encoded by the coding sequence ATGCAAGACTCCACGACCGTGACATCGCAGTCCGCCCACCAAAGCGGCATCTTCCAACCCATTCCGCCACTGGCCCGCTATGCTTTCTTTTCGATAGCACAAAGCACCGATGCGACGGCGCTCAAGACGGCACTCCAGCGCCTGCAGTCGGTGGTCGATGGCGAAACCGTCGTCGCCGCCCTCGGTCCGCAACTGGTGAACACGCTAACGGCCAATGTGCCCGGCCTGCGCGAGTTCCCTGTGCTCACCAGCCCCGACGGCCTCGTCATCCCTTCCACGCCCGCCGCGCTGATGCTGTGGCTGCGCGGCAGCGACATGGGTGATCTGGCCAACCGCACCCGCGCACTCGAAAAGCTGCTCGCGCCTGCGTTCGGCGTGGGCGTCGTAGTCGACGCCTTCCGCCACGGCGACCCCGAGGCCGCCCATGGCCGTGACCTGACCGACTACGAGGACGGCACCGAAAACCCCGAAGGCGAAGAAGCCGAAGCCGCCGCCTTCGTGCAGAACACCGCGCCTGGACTCGACGGTTCGAGCTTCGTCGCCGTGCAGCGCTGGCTGCACAACTTTGCAACCTTCGAATCCTTCAGTACCGAAGAGCGCGACCACATCATGGGCCGCCGCCTCACCGACAACGAAGAGCTCGAGGATGCCCCCGAATCCGCCCACGTCAAACGCACCGCTCAGGAGAGCTTCGAGCCCGAGGCCTTCGTTCTGCGCCGTTCCATGCCTTGGCTGCAGCACGAGCAAGGCCGCGACGCGAGCGGCCTGATGTTCGCGGCCTACGGCAAATCACTTGATGCCTTCGAAGCCCAGATGCGCCGTATGGCGGGGCTTGACGATGGCATCACCGATGGCCTGCTGCGCTTTTCCAAGCCCCTTACCGGCGCCTACCTGTGGTGCCCGCCGATGCGCAATGGTCAGCTCGATCTGCGTCTGCTGAGCATTTAA
- a CDS encoding TonB-dependent receptor — MKSPLMALVLSAAALPCAAAEEKTLDAVTVDGGQASRLPTQIPATIEGVTREEIATRINATDSEDALKYLPSLMVRKRYVGDYNHAILATRSSGTGNSVRSVVYADGILLSNFLGNGIANGTNYAPRWGLVTPEEIERVDVLYGPYSAQYAGNSAGAVVDYVTRMPEKFEAHVGAGYSSAPTELFNSSRTFKSWNSSASLGNKSGDWSWWLHLNRTDSEGPPQTFVTALRSTGKPGSGTPVTGAATGSNVTHQPWYVFGTGTQYHTVQDHLKIKLAWDVSPTLRASYTLGWWRNDSEGRPQSFLRDSNGQSVYSGTVNVNGSNFTLAPTAFGLTNDAQTHWMHGFLLKSHTSGTFDWELAASLYDYAKDNQRAPTTSLPNALNGGAGTLQSMTGSGWNTLAAKGIWRPDGPQGAHIVEFGAGRDAYKLRINKSNVTGDWFSGVANPQSVLSDVGGQTETRYLWAQDAWRFAPDWKAVVGLRWEDWEATRGFTQNTAQSLHYASRSESNFSPKAAVSWQASNDTLLRAAIGRAVRYPTTGELYGATSGGELGFINDPNLRPEKSWTSELSAEKELGNGMGIARATLFHENLSDALISQLVSGTTISRVQNVDRVKTTGIELAYNAQSVLVRNLDFGASLTYANSRIVSNPGLPSSEGKWQPRVPRWRATGLVSYKPDARWTLTAAARYSGRQFNTLDNSDTNADTYFGTSKFFVVDLRAHVRLTPELSAAFGIDNVNNERYWSFHPMPQRTYTASLRWDL, encoded by the coding sequence ATGAAAAGTCCCCTGATGGCGCTCGTGCTGAGCGCCGCCGCGTTGCCCTGCGCAGCTGCCGAAGAAAAAACGCTGGACGCCGTCACCGTCGATGGCGGCCAGGCCAGCCGCCTGCCCACACAGATTCCCGCCACCATCGAAGGCGTGACGCGAGAGGAGATCGCCACCCGCATCAACGCCACCGACAGCGAAGACGCCCTCAAGTACCTGCCCAGCCTCATGGTGCGCAAGCGCTACGTCGGCGACTACAACCACGCGATCCTTGCCACTCGCTCGTCAGGCACTGGCAACAGCGTGCGCTCGGTGGTCTATGCGGACGGCATTCTGCTGTCCAACTTTCTTGGCAACGGCATCGCCAACGGCACCAACTACGCTCCGCGCTGGGGCCTTGTCACGCCCGAGGAAATCGAGCGCGTCGACGTGCTCTACGGCCCCTACTCCGCGCAATACGCGGGCAACTCCGCAGGCGCGGTGGTCGACTACGTCACCCGCATGCCCGAGAAGTTCGAGGCCCATGTCGGCGCAGGCTACTCCTCAGCGCCCACCGAGCTGTTCAATTCAAGCCGCACGTTCAAAAGCTGGAACTCCAGCGCATCGCTCGGCAACAAGAGCGGCGACTGGTCCTGGTGGCTGCACCTCAACCGCACCGACAGCGAAGGCCCGCCTCAGACCTTCGTCACCGCGCTGCGCTCCACGGGCAAACCCGGCAGCGGCACGCCCGTCACCGGAGCCGCCACTGGCAGCAACGTGACCCATCAGCCGTGGTACGTCTTCGGCACCGGAACGCAATATCACACGGTGCAGGACCACCTCAAAATCAAGCTCGCCTGGGACGTCAGCCCCACGCTGCGTGCGAGCTACACACTCGGCTGGTGGCGCAACGATTCCGAAGGCCGCCCGCAATCCTTTCTGCGCGATTCAAATGGCCAGAGCGTCTACAGCGGCACCGTCAACGTGAACGGATCGAATTTCACGCTCGCACCCACCGCATTCGGCCTGACCAACGACGCACAGACTCACTGGATGCACGGCTTTCTGCTCAAGAGCCACACGAGCGGCACGTTCGATTGGGAGCTTGCTGCCAGCCTGTATGACTACGCCAAGGACAACCAGCGCGCACCCACCACATCGCTGCCCAATGCGCTGAATGGCGGTGCGGGCACACTGCAATCCATGACTGGCAGCGGCTGGAACACGCTCGCGGCCAAGGGCATCTGGCGACCCGATGGCCCGCAGGGCGCACACATCGTCGAATTCGGTGCAGGCCGCGACGCGTACAAACTACGCATCAACAAATCCAATGTGACCGGCGACTGGTTCAGCGGCGTGGCGAACCCACAGTCCGTCCTCAGCGACGTCGGTGGACAAACAGAAACCCGCTACCTCTGGGCGCAGGACGCATGGCGCTTTGCGCCCGACTGGAAGGCCGTCGTCGGCCTGCGCTGGGAAGACTGGGAAGCCACGCGCGGCTTCACGCAAAACACTGCGCAATCGCTTCACTATGCCAGCCGCAGCGAATCCAACTTCTCGCCCAAGGCTGCCGTCTCCTGGCAAGCGAGCAACGATACCCTGCTGCGCGCCGCCATCGGCCGCGCGGTGCGCTATCCGACCACGGGCGAGCTGTATGGTGCGACCAGCGGCGGTGAACTCGGCTTCATCAACGACCCGAATCTGCGCCCTGAAAAATCCTGGACCAGCGAGCTCAGCGCCGAGAAGGAACTGGGCAACGGCATGGGCATCGCACGCGCCACGCTGTTCCATGAAAACCTGAGCGATGCGCTGATCAGCCAACTGGTCTCCGGCACCACGATCAGCCGCGTACAGAACGTGGACCGCGTGAAGACCACCGGCATCGAACTCGCCTACAACGCGCAGTCGGTACTGGTGCGCAATCTGGACTTCGGTGCCAGCCTCACCTATGCCAATTCGCGCATCGTCTCCAACCCCGGCCTGCCATCCAGCGAAGGCAAATGGCAGCCCCGTGTGCCCCGCTGGCGCGCAACGGGTCTCGTGAGTTACAAGCCGGATGCCCGCTGGACGCTCACCGCTGCCGCGCGTTACAGCGGCCGACAGTTCAACACGCTCGACAACAGCGACACGAACGCCGACACCTATTTCGGCACCAGCAAATTCTTCGTCGTCGACCTGCGCGCCCATGTGCGCCTCACACCCGAGCTGAGCGCTGCCTTTGGCATCGACAACGTAAACAACGAACGCTACTGGAGCTTTCACCCCATGCCGCAACGCACCTACACCGCGTCGCTGCGCTGGGATCTCTGA